A single genomic interval of Saccharothrix saharensis harbors:
- a CDS encoding CPBP family intramembrane glutamic endopeptidase gives MAVTRPDEPPPSLIASVRAVGREPEAVHAGQRWGFGAFLLVEAVFILTAVFITAVARTSGTDIATSVTFVLVGSMVPTVLAAAVAVTITYLRGNGPFRDLRLAWDWADVKIGLKLGALGLVLTYVAAVIWSRVVGDSNATSAIGELVDGAGLPVAAAVAMFVYVCFLGPVCEEVIYRGLLWGAIERQRWSRWAAFVLTTLIFAASHLEPLRTSLLIVIALPIGIARLITRRLTASVVAHVINNFLPGLTLLLVSIGVMPA, from the coding sequence ATGGCTGTGACACGACCGGATGAACCTCCGCCGAGCCTGATCGCCAGCGTCCGCGCGGTCGGACGGGAGCCGGAAGCGGTGCACGCCGGGCAGCGCTGGGGCTTCGGCGCGTTCCTGCTGGTGGAAGCCGTCTTCATCCTCACCGCGGTGTTCATCACCGCGGTGGCCCGCACGTCCGGCACGGACATCGCCACCTCGGTCACGTTCGTCCTGGTCGGCTCGATGGTCCCGACGGTCCTGGCCGCGGCGGTCGCCGTCACCATCACCTACCTGCGCGGCAACGGCCCGTTCCGGGACCTGCGGCTGGCCTGGGACTGGGCGGACGTCAAGATCGGCCTCAAGCTGGGCGCGCTCGGCCTGGTGCTCACCTACGTGGCCGCGGTGATCTGGTCGCGCGTCGTCGGCGACAGCAACGCCACCTCCGCGATCGGCGAGCTCGTGGACGGCGCGGGGCTGCCCGTCGCCGCGGCCGTCGCGATGTTCGTCTACGTGTGCTTCCTCGGCCCGGTGTGCGAGGAGGTCATCTACCGCGGCCTGCTGTGGGGCGCGATCGAGCGGCAGCGCTGGAGCCGGTGGGCGGCGTTCGTGCTGACCACGCTGATCTTCGCGGCCAGCCACCTCGAACCGCTGCGGACGTCGTTGCTCATCGTCATCGCGCTGCCCATCGGCATCGCCCGCCTCATCACGCGCAGGCTCACCGCGAGCGTGGTGGCGCACGTCATCAACAACTTCCTGCCCGGCCTGACCCTCCTGCTCGTCTCGATCGGGGTGATGCCCGCGTGA
- a CDS encoding LamB/YcsF family protein has translation MTARAIDLNSDLGEGFGIWRLGDDESLLGIVTSANVACGFHAGDPSTMRRVCRQAAAAGVAVGAQVSYRDLAGFGRRFIDADPAELADEVLYQIGALDACAKAAGTRVEYVKPHGALYNATVHHDRQAQAVVDGVRAFGDLPVLGLPGSRLLDHAERAGLRPVREAFADRAYTPQGTLVPRTAPGAVLTGTDAVLAQVLRLAERGELVAADGTVLEAEVDSVCLHGDTPGAVEHAREVRAALEAAGVPVARFVVR, from the coding sequence GTGACCGCCCGCGCGATCGATCTCAACAGCGACCTCGGCGAGGGCTTCGGCATCTGGCGACTGGGTGACGACGAATCCCTGCTCGGCATCGTGACCAGCGCCAACGTGGCCTGCGGCTTCCACGCGGGTGACCCGTCGACCATGCGCCGGGTGTGCCGCCAGGCCGCCGCCGCGGGCGTCGCGGTGGGCGCCCAGGTGTCCTACCGGGACCTGGCGGGCTTCGGCCGCCGGTTCATCGACGCGGACCCCGCCGAGCTGGCCGACGAGGTGCTCTACCAGATCGGTGCGCTGGACGCGTGCGCCAAGGCCGCCGGGACGCGGGTCGAGTACGTGAAGCCGCACGGCGCGCTCTACAACGCCACCGTCCACCACGACCGGCAGGCGCAGGCCGTGGTGGACGGCGTGCGGGCGTTCGGCGACCTGCCCGTCCTCGGCCTGCCCGGCTCGCGCCTGCTCGACCACGCCGAACGGGCGGGCCTGCGCCCGGTGCGGGAGGCGTTCGCCGACCGCGCGTACACCCCGCAGGGCACGCTCGTGCCGCGCACCGCGCCCGGCGCCGTCCTGACCGGCACGGACGCCGTGCTCGCGCAGGTGCTCAGGCTCGCCGAACGCGGTGAGCTCGTCGCCGCCGACGGCACCGTGCTGGAGGCCGAGGTCGACTCCGTCTGCCTGCACGGCGACACCCCCGGCGCGGTCGAGCACGCGCGCGAGGTCCGCGCCGCGCTGGAGGCGGCGGGCGTCCCCGTGGCCCGATTCGTGGTCCGGTAG
- a CDS encoding amidohydrolase family protein, translating to MSGLHLRGVVLPEGGDPRDVWVVNGRIRTNPVPGATTVSTGGYLVPGLVDAHCHVGLGAQGAVDLPEAVEQALADRRAGALLIRDCGSPLDTRPLQERLDLPRLIRAGRHLARPKRYIKYLGVEVEDPADLPAAVAEQVENGDGWVKLVGDWIDRGTGDLAPLWTEDVLTEAIKVAHEGKARVTAHVFGEDALPALLNAGIDCIEHGTGLTDDTIAQMARNGTALVPTLINIENFPAIAAGADKYPGYQSHMRDLYARNTATIAKAVEAGVPVFAGTDAGGGIRHGRIVDEIKALHGVGMTPIQALGAASWAAREWLGFPSLTEGAAADVVVYDGDPREDLEALRHPRLVMLRGRIHA from the coding sequence GTGAGCGGCCTGCACCTGCGGGGCGTCGTCCTCCCCGAGGGCGGCGACCCGCGGGACGTGTGGGTGGTCAACGGGCGCATCCGCACGAACCCGGTGCCCGGTGCGACCACCGTCAGCACCGGCGGCTACCTGGTGCCCGGCCTGGTCGACGCGCACTGCCACGTCGGCCTGGGCGCCCAGGGCGCGGTCGACCTGCCCGAGGCGGTGGAGCAGGCGCTCGCCGACCGGCGGGCGGGCGCGCTGCTGATCCGCGACTGCGGCTCGCCGCTGGACACGCGCCCGTTGCAGGAGCGCCTGGACCTGCCGCGGCTCATCCGCGCGGGCAGGCACCTGGCCCGGCCCAAGCGCTACATCAAGTACCTGGGCGTGGAGGTCGAGGACCCGGCCGACCTGCCTGCCGCGGTGGCCGAGCAGGTGGAGAACGGCGACGGCTGGGTGAAGCTGGTCGGCGACTGGATCGACCGCGGCACCGGCGACCTCGCGCCGCTGTGGACCGAGGACGTGCTCACCGAGGCGATCAAGGTCGCCCACGAGGGCAAGGCCAGGGTCACGGCGCACGTCTTCGGCGAGGACGCCCTGCCCGCCCTGCTCAACGCGGGCATCGACTGCATCGAGCACGGCACCGGCCTGACCGACGACACGATCGCGCAGATGGCCCGCAACGGGACCGCGCTCGTGCCGACGTTGATCAACATCGAGAACTTCCCGGCCATCGCGGCGGGCGCGGACAAGTACCCGGGCTACCAGAGCCACATGCGGGACCTGTACGCGCGCAACACCGCGACCATCGCCAAGGCCGTCGAGGCGGGCGTGCCGGTGTTCGCGGGCACCGACGCGGGCGGCGGCATCCGGCACGGCCGGATCGTGGACGAGATCAAGGCGCTGCACGGCGTCGGCATGACCCCGATCCAGGCACTGGGCGCCGCCTCGTGGGCCGCGCGCGAGTGGTTGGGTTTCCCCTCGCTCACCGAGGGCGCGGCGGCCGACGTCGTGGTCTACGACGGGGATCCCCGCGAGGACCTGGAGGCACTGCGCCACCCCAGGCTGGTCATGCTGCGCGGCCGCATCCACGCCTGA
- a CDS encoding AAA family ATPase — MTAVAVRPRSLVVLAGLPGAGKSTLLAAADTDGAPAVVLDSDQVRTRLRALVPEALPYRFYRPLVHLVHRLRIVWFAATAGGLLLVHEPSTRPTTRAGLVAVGVLTNRPRHFLWLDASPEEALSGQVERGRLIRSRSFARHVRRAGRLRPRFAAGVPPRGWQGLTLLTRRDHLRLSVTPA, encoded by the coding sequence ATGACCGCTGTCGCCGTGAGGCCGCGCTCGCTGGTCGTGCTGGCCGGACTGCCGGGAGCGGGTAAGTCGACGCTGCTCGCCGCCGCCGACACCGATGGCGCGCCCGCCGTCGTGCTGGACTCCGACCAGGTGCGGACCAGGCTCCGCGCGCTGGTCCCCGAAGCCCTGCCGTACCGGTTCTACCGCCCGCTGGTGCACCTCGTGCACCGGTTGCGCATCGTCTGGTTCGCGGCCACCGCCGGCGGACTGCTGCTGGTGCACGAACCGTCGACCAGGCCGACGACCCGCGCCGGCCTGGTCGCCGTCGGCGTGCTCACCAACCGGCCGAGGCACTTCCTGTGGCTGGACGCGAGCCCCGAGGAGGCGCTGTCCGGCCAGGTCGAGCGGGGCCGGCTGATCCGGTCGCGCTCGTTCGCCCGGCACGTGCGCCGCGCGGGCAGGCTGCGGCCCCGGTTCGCCGCGGGCGTGCCGCCGCGCGGCTGGCAGGGCCTGACCCTGCTGACCCGGCGTGACCACCTGCGCCTGTCGGTGACGCCGGCGTGA
- a CDS encoding RNA-binding protein encodes MSLLADALEHLVRGIVDHPDDVRVNLVTTRRGRTLEVHVHPDDLGKVIGRSGRTATALRTVMAGIGGRGVRVDVVDTDR; translated from the coding sequence GTGAGCTTGTTGGCTGACGCCCTCGAACACCTCGTTCGGGGCATCGTCGACCACCCGGACGACGTCCGGGTGAACCTGGTCACGACCCGCCGCGGTCGCACGCTGGAGGTCCACGTCCACCCGGACGACCTCGGCAAGGTGATCGGCCGCAGCGGTCGCACCGCGACCGCCCTGCGCACCGTGATGGCCGGTATCGGTGGTCGTGGCGTGCGCGTCGACGTGGTCGACACCGACCGCTGA
- the rpsP gene encoding 30S ribosomal protein S16, producing the protein MAVKIKLQRLGKIRQPYYRIVVADARTRRNGKAIETIGKYHPKEEPSFIAVDSDRAQYWLGVGAQPTESVQRLLEITGDWQKFKGLPGAEGTLKVKEPKPSKADLFAAALAAAGDAPSTEATTPKKKSAKKDDAKKADAEAAPEAAKDEA; encoded by the coding sequence GTGGCCGTCAAGATCAAGCTTCAGCGGCTTGGCAAGATCCGTCAGCCGTACTACCGGATCGTCGTCGCCGATGCCCGCACCCGCCGCAACGGCAAGGCCATCGAGACGATCGGCAAGTACCACCCGAAGGAAGAGCCGTCGTTCATCGCGGTGGACAGCGACCGCGCGCAGTACTGGCTGGGCGTCGGCGCGCAGCCGACCGAGTCGGTCCAGCGCCTGCTGGAGATCACCGGTGACTGGCAGAAGTTCAAGGGCCTGCCGGGCGCCGAGGGCACGCTGAAGGTCAAGGAGCCCAAGCCGAGCAAGGCGGACCTGTTCGCCGCCGCGCTGGCCGCCGCGGGCGACGCGCCGTCCACCGAGGCGACCACGCCGAAGAAGAAGTCGGCGAAGAAGGACGACGCCAAGAAGGCCGACGCCGAGGCCGCTCCCGAGGCTGCCAAGGACGAGGCGTGA
- the rimM gene encoding ribosome maturation factor RimM (Essential for efficient processing of 16S rRNA), which translates to MDVVVGRVAKAHGISGELAVDVRTDSPETRFAKGSVLAAKLRDGTSRNLTVAAARNHSGRLLVRFEEVLTRDVAETLRGTVLLGSTEDLPPTGDPDEFYDHELEGLTAELVDGTRVGTVLEVVHGPGGELLVVKRENGDETLVPFVREIVPTVDIAGKRVVLDPPEGLLDAD; encoded by the coding sequence ATGGACGTCGTCGTCGGCCGAGTGGCCAAGGCGCACGGGATCAGCGGCGAGCTCGCCGTCGACGTGCGCACGGATTCGCCCGAGACCCGGTTCGCGAAGGGCTCGGTGTTGGCCGCCAAGCTGCGCGACGGCACGTCCCGCAACCTCACCGTCGCAGCCGCCCGGAACCACTCCGGGCGGCTGCTGGTGCGTTTCGAGGAAGTGCTGACGCGCGACGTCGCCGAGACGTTGCGGGGCACGGTGCTGCTCGGCAGCACCGAGGACCTGCCGCCGACCGGCGACCCGGACGAGTTCTACGACCACGAGCTCGAAGGGCTGACCGCCGAGCTGGTGGACGGCACCAGGGTCGGCACCGTGCTGGAGGTCGTGCACGGGCCGGGCGGCGAGCTGCTGGTGGTCAAGCGCGAGAACGGTGACGAGACCCTCGTGCCGTTCGTGCGCGAGATCGTGCCGACGGTGGACATCGCGGGCAAGCGCGTGGTGCTGGACCCGCCCGAGGGCCTGCTCGATGCGGATTGA
- a CDS encoding [protein-PII] uridylyltransferase, which translates to MDNTETAVVTADDLVRARDRLLAPGRRRLTGESLREALVDLHEFWLTAHASQAGVGGPGSGVALVAVGGLGRRELVPYSDLDLLLVHNGHKGVDGIAEKLWYPLWNSGIGLDHSVRTVGEALRVAAGDLRTALGLLDIRHIAGDQEISGRLTDSARQAWRSGVRTRLDEMAESASRRWARSGEIAHRVEPDLKHGRGGLRDVTLLDALSAAQLTDRPSAEVNEARKLLLDVRTELRRVARKPRDVLRAQDGDEVATALGLQDRFALARSMSSAARTIVYAVDVAMRTARAAVPKRGLGVFARSPLRRAPARRPLDEGVVLHGSEVALARDAVPSRDPALLLRVATAAARSKHPIAPGTLAKLADSAPELRQPWPREAREELLALLGTGTGLIDVVEALDRTGLWGRLFPEWGAVRDLPPRDAAHTWTVDRHLVQATAHAARLVTRVSRPDLLLLGTLVHDIGKGRQADHSEVGAALTTQIAERLGLWPQDVVTLTALVRHHLLLPHTATRRDVEDEATVRRVVDTLGGDPVLLELLHALAEADAVATGPGVWSDWKASLVSDLVARCRTAMAGDPLPEPEPLDQRQQDLARAVLDSGKPDVLIDPGDHAATVTVVAPDRPGTLSRAAGVLALNSLEVHAATLRSHGDASSGAAAVDVFTVSPRFGSLPDVTLLREQLSRALDGSLALADKLAAKERDYGGPPLDPPPPKVLWFDDESTGAVVLELRAADRIGLLHHVADALEQSGVDIVWARVSTLGSTVVDSFAITVPTGVDADRRRKIERAVLLAAR; encoded by the coding sequence ATGGACAACACCGAGACGGCCGTCGTCACGGCTGACGACCTGGTGCGAGCACGCGATCGGCTGCTCGCGCCAGGTCGGCGCCGTTTGACGGGGGAGTCGCTGCGCGAGGCGCTGGTGGACCTGCACGAGTTCTGGCTCACCGCGCACGCCTCGCAGGCGGGCGTCGGCGGACCGGGCAGCGGGGTCGCGCTGGTCGCCGTGGGGGGTTTGGGCAGGCGCGAGCTGGTGCCCTATTCGGATCTCGACCTGCTCCTGGTGCACAACGGGCACAAGGGCGTGGACGGGATCGCCGAGAAGCTCTGGTACCCGCTGTGGAACTCCGGCATCGGCCTGGACCACTCGGTGCGCACGGTCGGCGAGGCGCTGCGCGTCGCCGCCGGTGACCTGCGCACCGCGCTGGGGCTGCTGGACATCCGCCACATCGCGGGCGACCAGGAGATCAGCGGGCGGCTGACCGACAGCGCCCGGCAGGCGTGGCGCAGCGGGGTGCGCACCCGGCTGGACGAGATGGCCGAGTCGGCGTCGCGCCGCTGGGCGCGCAGCGGCGAGATCGCGCACCGCGTGGAACCCGACCTCAAGCACGGCCGGGGCGGGCTGCGCGACGTCACGCTGCTCGACGCGTTGAGCGCGGCGCAGCTGACCGACCGGCCGTCCGCCGAGGTCAACGAGGCGCGCAAGCTGCTGCTGGACGTGCGCACCGAGCTGCGGCGGGTGGCGCGCAAGCCGCGTGACGTGCTCCGCGCGCAGGACGGCGACGAGGTCGCGACCGCGTTGGGCCTGCAGGACCGCTTCGCGCTGGCCCGTTCGATGTCGTCGGCGGCACGCACGATCGTCTACGCCGTGGACGTGGCCATGCGCACGGCGCGCGCCGCGGTGCCCAAGCGCGGACTGGGCGTGTTCGCCCGTTCCCCGCTCCGGCGCGCACCGGCCCGACGTCCGCTGGACGAGGGCGTCGTGCTGCACGGCTCGGAGGTGGCGCTGGCGCGTGACGCCGTGCCCAGCCGCGACCCGGCGCTGCTGCTCCGCGTGGCCACGGCCGCCGCCCGCAGCAAGCACCCGATCGCGCCGGGCACGTTGGCCAAGCTCGCCGACTCGGCCCCGGAGCTGCGCCAGCCGTGGCCCCGGGAGGCGCGCGAGGAGCTGCTGGCCCTGCTGGGCACCGGCACGGGCCTGATCGACGTGGTCGAGGCGCTGGACCGCACCGGCCTGTGGGGCAGGCTCTTCCCCGAGTGGGGCGCGGTGCGCGACCTGCCTCCCCGCGACGCCGCGCACACCTGGACCGTGGACCGGCACCTGGTGCAGGCCACCGCGCACGCGGCCCGCCTGGTCACCAGGGTGTCCCGGCCGGACCTGCTGCTGCTCGGCACGCTGGTGCACGACATCGGCAAGGGCAGGCAGGCCGACCACTCCGAGGTCGGCGCGGCGCTCACCACGCAGATCGCCGAACGGCTCGGCCTGTGGCCGCAGGACGTGGTCACGCTCACCGCCCTGGTGCGCCACCACCTCCTGCTCCCGCACACGGCGACCCGCCGCGACGTGGAGGACGAGGCCACCGTGCGCCGCGTGGTGGACACCCTCGGCGGCGACCCGGTGCTGCTGGAGCTGCTCCACGCGCTGGCCGAGGCCGACGCCGTGGCCACCGGACCGGGCGTGTGGTCGGACTGGAAGGCCTCGCTGGTCAGCGACCTGGTCGCGCGCTGCCGCACGGCGATGGCGGGCGACCCGCTGCCGGAACCGGAGCCGTTGGACCAGCGCCAGCAGGACCTGGCGCGGGCCGTGCTGGACAGCGGCAAGCCGGACGTGCTGATCGACCCGGGCGACCACGCGGCCACCGTCACGGTGGTGGCGCCCGACCGGCCGGGCACGCTCTCCCGGGCCGCGGGCGTGCTCGCGCTCAACTCCCTGGAGGTGCACGCCGCGACGCTGCGTTCCCACGGCGATGCGTCTTCCGGGGCCGCGGCGGTCGACGTGTTCACCGTGTCACCCCGGTTCGGCTCGCTGCCGGACGTGACCCTGTTGCGCGAACAGCTCAGCCGGGCGCTGGACGGCTCCCTCGCGCTGGCCGACAAGCTCGCCGCGAAGGAGCGCGACTACGGCGGCCCGCCGCTGGACCCGCCGCCGCCGAAGGTGCTCTGGTTCGACGACGAGTCGACCGGCGCGGTGGTGCTGGAACTGCGGGCGGCGGACCGGATCGGACTGCTCCACCACGTCGCGGACGCGTTGGAGCAGTCCGGTGTGGACATCGTGTGGGCGCGGGTGTCCACGCTGGGCTCCACGGTGGTCGACTCGTTCGCCATCACCGTGCCGACCGGCGTGGACGCCGACCGGCGCCGCAAGATCGAACGGGCCGTGCTGCTGGCCGCGCGCTGA
- a CDS encoding CPBP family intramembrane glutamic endopeptidase: protein MEEQQDRDTGRAHWGFLAFFTGLGGYHLAILGFTAATADRFAEVDITDPPVLGPLLLLVFLPNVLLGLGPVVISWYRGDGPGRDFGLWPTARDLKVGLAAGGAALLAAWLLGALLLSINPDRSGSLDEIEALSGGRTIWLAAAALFVFLGAPLTEELLTRGALWQALAHYRIPKLAILALTAVVFAFLHEESWRMLSLFAQGLAIGAARMITGRVASSVVAHATNNLLPAVYLYIG, encoded by the coding sequence GTGGAGGAACAGCAGGACCGGGACACCGGCCGGGCGCACTGGGGCTTCCTGGCGTTCTTCACCGGCCTGGGCGGCTACCACCTGGCGATCCTGGGTTTCACCGCCGCCACGGCCGACCGCTTCGCCGAGGTCGACATCACCGACCCGCCGGTGCTCGGCCCGCTCCTGCTGCTGGTCTTCCTGCCCAACGTCCTGCTCGGCCTCGGCCCGGTCGTCATCTCGTGGTACCGGGGCGACGGGCCGGGCAGGGACTTCGGCCTGTGGCCGACCGCCCGGGACCTGAAGGTCGGCCTGGCCGCCGGCGGCGCGGCGCTGCTGGCCGCCTGGCTGCTGGGCGCGCTGCTGCTGAGCATCAACCCGGACCGGTCCGGGTCGCTGGACGAGATCGAAGCGCTCTCCGGCGGCCGCACGATCTGGCTGGCCGCGGCGGCGCTGTTCGTGTTCCTCGGCGCGCCGCTGACCGAGGAGCTGCTCACCCGGGGTGCCCTGTGGCAGGCGTTGGCGCACTACCGCATCCCCAAGCTCGCGATCCTGGCCCTCACCGCCGTCGTCTTCGCGTTCCTGCACGAGGAGAGCTGGCGCATGCTGAGCCTGTTCGCCCAGGGGCTCGCCATCGGCGCGGCCCGCATGATCACCGGCCGGGTGGCCTCCAGCGTGGTGGCGCACGCCACGAACAACCTGCTGCCCGCCGTCTACCTGTACATCGGCTGA
- the ffh gene encoding signal recognition particle protein, with amino-acid sequence MFNTLSDRLTSVLQNLRGKGRLSEADIDATAREIRVALLEADVALPVVRTFIAKVKERAKGAEVSQALNPAQQVVKIVNEELVGILGGETRRLNLAKNPPSVIMLAGLQGAGKTTLAGKLAKWLKGQGHTPMLVACDLQRPNAVTQLQVVGERAGVPVFAPEPGNGVGDPVDVARKGIEEAKRAQHDIVVVDTAGRLGVDEEMMRQAVDIRTAIRPDEVLFVVDAMIGQDAVNTATAFRDGVGFTGVVLTKLDGDARGGAALSVREITGQPILFASNGEKLEDFDVFHPDRMASRILGMGDMLTLIEQAEQAFDAEQAEAAAVKMGSGQLTLEDFLEQMLALRKMGPIANLLGMLPGAGQMKDQLANLDEKHLDRVQAIIRGMTPAERDDPKIINASRRLRIANGSGVRVSDVNDLVNRFFEARKMMSQMAGRFGLPGAGGKNNRKGKGKKGKKGKGRGPTPPKVRGGFPGMPGMLPPGMPGMPTQGGGPALPPGLGGFDQLPPGFDPSKLKFDK; translated from the coding sequence GTGTTCAACACCCTTTCCGACCGGCTCACCTCGGTCCTGCAGAACCTGCGGGGCAAGGGGCGGCTGTCCGAGGCCGACATCGACGCGACCGCGCGCGAGATCCGGGTCGCGCTGCTGGAGGCCGACGTCGCGCTGCCCGTGGTGCGCACGTTCATCGCGAAGGTCAAGGAGCGCGCCAAGGGCGCCGAGGTCAGCCAGGCGCTGAACCCGGCCCAGCAGGTCGTCAAGATCGTCAACGAGGAGCTGGTCGGCATCCTCGGCGGGGAGACCCGCAGGCTCAACCTGGCCAAGAACCCGCCGAGCGTGATCATGCTCGCGGGTCTCCAGGGCGCCGGTAAGACCACCCTGGCGGGCAAGCTCGCCAAGTGGCTCAAGGGCCAGGGCCACACCCCGATGCTGGTGGCGTGCGACCTCCAGCGCCCCAACGCGGTGACCCAGCTCCAGGTGGTCGGCGAGCGCGCGGGCGTGCCCGTGTTCGCCCCCGAGCCGGGCAACGGCGTCGGCGACCCGGTCGACGTGGCCCGCAAGGGCATCGAGGAGGCCAAGCGGGCGCAGCACGACATCGTCGTGGTCGACACCGCGGGCCGCCTCGGCGTCGACGAGGAGATGATGCGCCAGGCCGTGGACATCAGGACCGCGATCCGCCCCGATGAAGTGCTGTTCGTGGTCGACGCGATGATCGGCCAGGACGCGGTGAACACCGCCACGGCGTTCCGCGACGGCGTCGGCTTCACGGGCGTGGTGCTCACCAAGCTCGACGGCGACGCCCGCGGTGGCGCGGCGCTCAGCGTCCGCGAGATCACCGGGCAGCCCATCCTGTTCGCCTCGAACGGGGAGAAGCTGGAGGACTTCGACGTCTTCCACCCGGACCGGATGGCGAGCCGGATCCTGGGCATGGGCGACATGCTCACCCTGATCGAGCAGGCGGAGCAGGCGTTCGACGCCGAGCAGGCCGAGGCCGCCGCGGTCAAGATGGGCTCCGGCCAGCTCACGCTGGAGGACTTCCTGGAGCAGATGCTGGCCCTGCGCAAGATGGGGCCCATCGCGAACCTGCTGGGCATGCTGCCCGGCGCGGGCCAGATGAAGGACCAACTGGCCAACCTCGACGAGAAGCACCTGGACCGGGTGCAGGCGATCATCCGCGGCATGACCCCGGCCGAGCGCGACGACCCGAAGATCATCAACGCCTCGCGCCGGCTGCGCATCGCCAACGGTTCGGGCGTCCGGGTCAGCGACGTGAACGACCTGGTCAACCGCTTCTTCGAAGCCCGCAAGATGATGAGCCAGATGGCCGGCCGGTTCGGCCTGCCCGGTGCGGGCGGCAAGAACAACCGCAAGGGCAAGGGGAAGAAGGGCAAGAAGGGCAAGGGCCGCGGCCCCACGCCGCCGAAGGTGCGCGGCGGGTTCCCCGGCATGCCCGGCATGCTGCCCCCCGGGATGCCCGGCATGCCGACCCAGGGCGGCGGCCCCGCGCTGCCGCCGGGGCTGGGCGGCTTCGACCAGCTCCCGCCCGGCTTCGACCCGTCGAAGCTGAAGTTCGACAAGTGA
- the trmD gene encoding tRNA (guanosine(37)-N1)-methyltransferase TrmD produces the protein MRIDVVTIFPEYLDPLRAALLGKAIDKGLISVGVHDLRDWTHDVHKAVDDSPYGGGPGMVMKPQVWGEALDAVCTPATRLIVPTPAGRPFTQRVAHDLAAEEHLVFACGRYEGIDQRVVDDASRRMRVDEVSIGDYVLVGGEVAVLVVVEAVVRLLPGVLGNPKSAAEDSFSDGLLEGPSYTRPEVWRELAVPDVLRSGNHKAIDRWRRDQSLRRTRERRPDLLDALPEGALDKHDRKLLDGLD, from the coding sequence ATGCGGATTGACGTCGTCACGATCTTCCCGGAGTACCTGGACCCGCTCCGCGCCGCCCTGCTGGGCAAGGCGATCGACAAGGGTCTGATCAGCGTCGGCGTGCACGACCTGCGCGACTGGACGCACGACGTGCACAAGGCCGTGGACGACAGCCCGTACGGCGGTGGACCCGGCATGGTGATGAAGCCCCAGGTGTGGGGCGAGGCGCTGGACGCGGTCTGCACCCCGGCCACCCGTCTGATCGTGCCCACGCCCGCCGGCCGGCCGTTCACCCAGCGGGTGGCGCACGACCTGGCCGCCGAGGAGCACCTGGTGTTCGCCTGCGGCCGGTACGAGGGCATCGACCAGCGGGTGGTGGACGACGCGTCGCGCCGGATGCGCGTGGACGAGGTCTCCATCGGCGACTACGTGCTCGTCGGTGGCGAGGTGGCGGTGCTGGTCGTGGTCGAGGCCGTGGTCCGGCTACTGCCCGGCGTGCTCGGCAACCCGAAGTCGGCCGCCGAGGACTCGTTCTCCGACGGCCTGCTGGAGGGCCCCAGCTACACCCGGCCCGAGGTGTGGCGCGAGCTGGCCGTGCCCGACGTGCTGCGCTCGGGCAACCACAAGGCGATCGACCGGTGGCGGCGCGACCAGTCGCTGCGCCGAACCCGCGAGCGCCGCCCCGACCTGCTCGACGCGCTGCCCGAGGGGGCGCTCGACAAGCACGACCGCAAGCTGCTGGACGGGCTCGACTAG